The following are from one region of the Gloeomargarita lithophora Alchichica-D10 genome:
- a CDS encoding DUF3084 domain-containing protein, translating to MVAGYTLVLVILVLGGLIATLGDRIGTRVGKARLSLFKLRPRTTAVLVTIATGGVISATTLGVLLAADQQLRDGLFRLHQIQDDLKQVEQQKNEAQTELSTARTQLERTQTQLQGADRNVKAIETKLAQINRNYQNALAKLATAEQESRTLEAQINDLKGDRGQLQAQLQQAQTQVAQVRAQAERLRKEGQQLQTGIAQLEQVRGRLEQEIGQLRQGNVAIRREQVLATATVRAINSTDLARQAVEQTLQEASRVAGCLGQSKGQPELCVNQSSPTNPNPPRVRISSTELNNLVNTLSNGRDYVVRVLASANYSSGEPEVGVFTDVTPNRLIFPTGAVVAQIPLDLGSVDEPTILSQLDRLFLASNVRARQSGILADPLTNKVGSFSQVTLVQFVEQLQNLKGAVQVQSIARRPIYTAGPLEIQLVAVQNGEIVLRSS from the coding sequence GTGGTAGCCGGTTACACCTTGGTATTGGTGATTCTGGTGCTGGGGGGCTTGATTGCTACCCTGGGGGATCGGATTGGCACCCGGGTGGGGAAAGCGCGTTTAAGTTTATTCAAATTACGTCCCCGCACCACGGCGGTGCTAGTGACCATTGCCACGGGCGGGGTGATTTCCGCCACTACTTTGGGGGTTTTGTTGGCCGCTGACCAGCAGTTGCGGGATGGTTTGTTTCGTTTGCACCAAATCCAGGACGACCTCAAACAGGTAGAACAGCAAAAGAATGAAGCCCAAACCGAATTAAGCACCGCCCGCACCCAACTGGAACGCACCCAAACCCAACTCCAAGGGGCTGATCGCAATGTGAAAGCGATTGAAACCAAACTCGCTCAGATTAACCGCAACTACCAAAATGCCTTGGCAAAATTAGCCACCGCTGAGCAGGAATCCCGCACCCTGGAAGCCCAAATCAATGACCTAAAAGGCGACCGGGGACAACTGCAAGCCCAACTCCAACAAGCCCAAACCCAGGTCGCCCAAGTCCGTGCCCAGGCGGAGCGATTGCGAAAAGAAGGGCAACAACTGCAAACGGGCATTGCCCAACTGGAACAGGTGCGGGGGCGATTGGAGCAGGAAATCGGCCAACTGCGCCAGGGAAATGTGGCCATCCGCCGGGAACAGGTTTTAGCCACTGCCACCGTCCGCGCCATCAACAGTACGGATTTAGCCCGCCAAGCGGTGGAGCAAACCCTCCAGGAAGCCAGCCGGGTCGCCGGTTGTCTGGGGCAGAGCAAAGGTCAGCCGGAATTGTGCGTCAACCAATCTAGCCCTACCAACCCCAATCCCCCCCGGGTTCGCATCAGTAGCACGGAGTTGAATAACCTGGTCAATACCCTCAGCAATGGCCGGGATTATGTCGTGCGGGTCTTGGCCTCGGCCAACTACTCCAGTGGCGAACCCGAAGTGGGCGTATTCACCGATGTCACCCCCAATCGGCTCATTTTTCCCACCGGGGCGGTGGTAGCGCAGATTCCCCTGGATTTGGGCAGTGTGGATGAACCAACCATCCTCAGCCAGTTAGACCGGTTGTTTTTGGCCTCCAATGTCCGTGCCCGTCAGAGTGGCATTTTGGCCGACCCCTTGACCAATAAAGTCGGTTCGTTTAGCCAAGTCACCCTGGTGCAATTTGTGGAGCAGTTGCAAAACCTCAAGGGAGCAGTACAAGTGCAATCCATCGCCCGCCGTCCCATCTACACCGCTGGGCCGTTGGAAATTCAACTGGTGGCGGTGCAAAATGGGGAAATTGTCCTGCGTTCCAGCTAG
- the ligA gene encoding NAD-dependent DNA ligase LigA: MDGRQGTLPLAGAHNSQRDAKRLRELRELLHKAAHAYYVLDRPIMADEIYDQLYQELLDLERQYPEWITPDSPTQRVGGAPSQEFLSIAHPTPLYSLDNAFDPADMQSWQDRWQKLWPGELPADLYICELKIDGLALNLFYEQGMLVWAATRGDGVTGEEITANVRTIRTIPLRLQTSQPPAQVEIRGEAFLPQPVFLQLNQERQERGEPAFANPRNAAAGTLRQLDPRIVAQRRLDFFAYGVGSGLDLTSQQETLKLLSQWGFRTNSHSQVCPDLSAVQKYYQIWDKKRQELPYGTDGVAVKINALAMQAELGFTQKSPRWAIAWKFPAETGVATVVGVTVQVGRTGVLTPVAALTPVRLAGTQVTRATLHNAQRIDELNLHIGDRVVVRKAGDIIPEVVQVLGELRPGDAPAYYLPSHCPECGEPVVQTEQEAATRCVNRRCPGIVREQINHWASRDALDIRGLGGKAAQKLVSLGWVTTVADLYDLTEARLASLERWGAKSAANLITALDQSRQQSWPRVLYGLGVRHVGAGTAALLATHFPSATAVQAASLEELCAIVGIGPEIAQAVQVWFADAENQALLARLQQAGLQLSHDPVAPTTGTLSGKILVLTGSLPNLTRPQAKALIERAGGKVGASVTSRTAYVVVGAEAGAKLERAVALGVPLLSEAELVALAGEG; this comes from the coding sequence ATGGATGGACGGCAAGGGACATTACCCCTAGCGGGGGCGCACAATTCCCAACGGGATGCAAAACGTCTGCGGGAATTGCGAGAACTTTTACACAAAGCCGCCCATGCCTACTATGTTTTAGACCGGCCAATCATGGCAGATGAAATCTATGACCAGTTGTACCAGGAATTGCTGGATTTGGAACGGCAATATCCTGAATGGATCACGCCGGATAGTCCCACGCAACGGGTGGGGGGTGCCCCCAGCCAGGAGTTTCTAAGTATTGCCCATCCCACGCCTTTGTATAGCTTGGATAATGCGTTTGACCCCGCCGATATGCAGTCCTGGCAAGACCGGTGGCAGAAATTGTGGCCGGGGGAATTGCCCGCTGACTTATATATTTGTGAATTAAAAATTGATGGTTTGGCCTTGAATTTATTTTATGAACAGGGGATGTTGGTGTGGGCGGCCACCCGCGGGGATGGGGTCACGGGGGAAGAGATTACCGCCAATGTACGGACAATTCGCACGATTCCCCTGCGCTTGCAGACGAGTCAACCCCCGGCGCAGGTGGAAATTCGGGGGGAGGCGTTTTTACCCCAGCCGGTGTTTCTCCAGTTGAATCAGGAACGGCAAGAGCGGGGGGAACCTGCCTTTGCCAATCCCCGCAATGCCGCCGCCGGAACCTTACGCCAACTCGACCCCCGGATTGTCGCCCAACGGCGGTTGGATTTTTTTGCCTACGGGGTGGGCAGTGGGCTGGATTTAACCAGTCAGCAGGAAACCCTGAAATTACTTTCCCAGTGGGGGTTTCGCACCAATTCCCATAGCCAAGTTTGCCCGGATTTGTCGGCGGTGCAAAAGTATTATCAAATCTGGGACAAAAAACGGCAGGAATTGCCCTACGGTACCGATGGGGTGGCGGTGAAAATCAATGCCCTGGCAATGCAGGCCGAGCTAGGCTTTACCCAAAAATCCCCCCGCTGGGCCATCGCCTGGAAATTCCCCGCCGAGACGGGGGTGGCGACGGTGGTGGGGGTGACGGTGCAGGTGGGGCGCACGGGGGTACTGACCCCGGTGGCGGCATTAACGCCGGTGCGGTTGGCGGGTACGCAAGTCACCCGGGCGACCTTGCACAATGCCCAACGGATTGATGAATTGAATTTGCACATCGGCGACCGGGTGGTGGTACGCAAGGCGGGGGATATTATTCCCGAAGTGGTGCAGGTTTTAGGGGAATTGCGGCCTGGGGATGCCCCGGCCTATTATTTGCCCAGTCATTGCCCAGAGTGCGGTGAACCCGTTGTCCAAACGGAACAGGAGGCGGCGACCCGCTGTGTGAATCGTCGCTGTCCGGGGATTGTGCGGGAGCAGATTAACCATTGGGCGAGCCGGGATGCCCTGGATATACGGGGGTTGGGGGGCAAGGCGGCGCAAAAACTGGTGAGCCTCGGCTGGGTGACTACGGTGGCGGATTTATACGATTTGACCGAGGCACGGTTGGCATCCCTGGAACGTTGGGGGGCGAAATCCGCCGCTAATCTCATCACCGCCCTTGACCAGTCCCGTCAGCAGTCTTGGCCGAGGGTGTTGTATGGGTTGGGGGTGCGCCATGTGGGGGCGGGGACGGCGGCACTTTTAGCGACCCATTTTCCCAGTGCTACTGCGGTGCAGGCGGCTAGTTTAGAAGAACTTTGCGCCATTGTTGGCATTGGCCCGGAGATTGCCCAGGCGGTGCAGGTTTGGTTTGCGGATGCGGAAAATCAAGCCCTACTTGCCCGGTTACAACAGGCCGGGTTACAACTCAGCCATGACCCGGTTGCCCCGACCACCGGCACCTTGAGCGGCAAAATTTTGGTACTCACCGGCAGTTTGCCCAACCTCACCCGCCCCCAGGCGAAAGCCCTGATTGAGCGAGCGGGGGGCAAGGTAGGGGCAAGCGTTACCAGCCGTACTGCGTATGTGGTGGTGGGCGCAGAGGCGGGTGCTAAGCTAGAGAGAGCGGTGGCCTTGGGCGTGCCTTTACTGAGTGAGGCGGAACTGGTAGCCCTGGCGGGCGAGGGGTAA
- a CDS encoding alpha-E domain-containing protein translates to MLSRVANSVYWLNRYIERAENVARFVDVNLNLILDLPNQSMAQWEPLVVVTGDLALFQERYGLPSQEQVIQFLTFDTHYANSIVSCLDAARENARSVREIISSEMWQEVNAFYLLVQQAAESGQEVNLNQFFQEVKLASHRFAGVMNATMSHNEAWHFGQIGRLLERADKTTRIMDVKYYVLLPSVQDVGTTLDEIQWMALLKSASAYEMYRKRGRHLITPRQVAEFLLLNREFPRSVRFCLRQMQSSLYRITGTELNHWNMGVERSLGRLCAELEYITIDEIIQRGLHEFLDHLQMEFNRLDHAIFTTFFAVNLDSVGRGIC, encoded by the coding sequence ATGCTAAGTCGGGTGGCCAATTCAGTTTATTGGCTCAATCGCTATATTGAACGGGCGGAAAATGTGGCGCGATTTGTGGATGTGAATTTGAATTTAATCCTGGATTTACCCAATCAAAGCATGGCACAGTGGGAACCTTTGGTCGTAGTCACCGGGGATTTAGCCCTGTTTCAAGAACGCTATGGACTGCCCAGCCAAGAGCAGGTGATTCAATTTTTGACCTTTGATACCCATTATGCCAATTCCATTGTTTCGTGCCTTGATGCCGCCCGCGAAAATGCCCGTTCGGTGCGGGAGATTATTTCTTCGGAAATGTGGCAGGAGGTGAATGCTTTTTATTTGCTGGTGCAACAGGCCGCTGAATCTGGGCAAGAAGTGAATTTGAATCAGTTTTTTCAAGAGGTAAAACTGGCCAGTCATCGTTTCGCCGGGGTGATGAATGCCACCATGTCCCACAATGAGGCGTGGCATTTTGGTCAGATTGGTCGTCTTTTGGAACGGGCGGATAAAACCACCCGGATTATGGATGTGAAATACTATGTACTACTGCCTTCGGTGCAGGATGTGGGGACGACTTTGGATGAAATTCAATGGATGGCGTTGCTCAAATCGGCGAGTGCCTATGAAATGTATCGCAAGCGGGGACGGCATTTGATTACTCCCCGACAGGTGGCGGAATTTCTGCTTTTGAATCGGGAATTTCCCCGCTCGGTACGATTTTGTTTACGACAAATGCAGTCTTCTCTCTATCGGATCACTGGGACAGAGCTTAATCACTGGAATATGGGAGTAGAGCGCAGTTTGGGACGGTTATGCGCCGAATTAGAATATATTACCATTGATGAAATCATCCAGCGGGGGCTACATGAATTTCTGGATCATTTGCAAATGGAATTTAATCGTTTGGATCATGCTATCTTCACAACTTTTTTTGCGGTGAATTTAGATTCGGTGGGGCGGGGTATTTGCTAA